A stretch of DNA from Pirellulales bacterium:
AGCAAGGATCTCTCCAGACTCAAAGATGCTCAGTCGCCCAGGCCTGCCAGATCGCACAGTGCTGCGTGGGCAACGGGCTGGGGGCAGCTCCAGACCAGGAAGAATAGCGCCTCGCGGCACCAGCGACCGGCCGGATGCCCTATGACATAGCCGGTTCCCTTGGCTGCGGTGAGCGCGGATTGCGTGGCCCGCAAGGCCAGACTATTCGCGCGAAAGCGCAGGTCTTGGCTGGTGCAGGACGTGTCGCCAGCGGCCAACGAGCAAAGATCTCGCGTGGCCTCGTCCGCATCGTGGCGCAATGCGGCCGTTGGCTTACGCAGATCTTCGCGCGCTATAGACTCGGCTTCCAGGTAACCGATCGCGCTGCGCGCCAACCCGATGGCCAGGGTTGATGTTTGCAATCCGCCGGTATTGCCACCGATGCCGCGCGCCATGACGTTTTCGGTCGGCCCGGCCAGCAGCCATTCATGCGCGACGGCCACCTGGCGGAATTGGATCGCGCCGGTGTGACTGGCCGAGAGTCCCACCAATCGGGCCGGCTCGTCGGCCGAGACGCCCGGTGAGTTCGTGGGCACGACAGCCAGAATCTGCCGGCCATCCTCCAACGTGGCGCCCGTTACGATTGTGTTAGCATGGGCGCCGCCGGTGACCCAGGGACTAAACCCATCGAGCAGGAAGCCATCGGCGGTTTCGACGGCTGCCAGCACCGGCCGCGCCAGATGCCGGCGACTGGTCGTGAGATGCGAGATGCCGACCGTGGAAAACGTCTCGCCCGATACGAGCGGCGGCAGCAGTTCTGCCTTGCGGGGGCTGTCGCCGTCGGCGATGCGCTGGCAGGCGCCGGTGCGCTGCGTGAGGATGAAAGCCGTCGTCAGGCAGGCTTCGCTGAGACGCAAATAGCCGCGAATCAGATCGGCGTCGTTCCACTCGAGCCCGCCCCACGCCTTGGGCAAAAACCAACGGTAGACGCCGTACTCGCCGAGCAACCGGAGTTGTTCGGCCGGCCAATGGCCGGTCACATCGAGCTGGTCGGTTCGCGCCGCTAGCTCGCGGCACAAGTCGTCGAACTGCGGATCATCGGGAGCAGTAATCATGACAGCAGGGAACCTATTGTTTTTCTGATTTTTCCCGCACCGGCGTTGTCGTGGCGCGCGGTAGATGGGATCGGCTGCGGCGTACGCCGGAGTATAGTCGCCTCAGGAACGCAGCGATCGCGTGGGGGCCCGGTTTCTGGCTGGCAATGGGGTCGCTTGGGCAATTGTAAATTGATACAATCAGGGACTTTGTGTGTGGGCATGCCGCAGGAAATGGCCTGTTAGTTGAAGGATCAATATCCGATGAGCCGGACGGAAATCGCGCCCAGCAAATCCCTGGAAGGTCTGTCCAAGGGAGGAGTCGACTTCGAATCCATCTACGACAAGTTGTTGGCCATGGCCAACAACTTGTGGTGGAGCTGGCACCCAGAGGTCGTGGAATTATACCGTGACCTCGACCCGATCCGCTGGCGTCAATTGGACCACAATCCGATTGCGCTGCTGGGGGAGTTTACGCCCGAGCGACTCGAGTCGCGAGCCAGCGAACTGGTGCTGCACAGCCGCATCAATCAGGCGTTTCGCCGCCTCAAAGAATATCTCGCCACCCAGAACGATTGGGCCATGACCCATACCGGCGTACTGGGGGCCAAGCCGGTGGCGTACTTCTCTGCCGAGTTCGGCATTCACGAATCGGTGCCGATCTATTCTGGCGGCCTGGGTGTACTGTCGGGCGATCACGTCAAAAGCGCGAGCGACCTGAGTGTGCCCTTCGTGGCCGTCGGGCTGTTCTATGACCAGGGCTATTTCAAGCAGCACCTGGACATCAATGGCTACCAGGTCGAGGAATACATCGACACCAAGGTCGAGAATCTGCCGATGCGGCCGGCCGTGGACATACATGGCAAGCCGATCATGGTTTCGATCGATACGCGGGCCGGACAGTTATTGGCCAAAGTCTGGTTGATGCACGTCGGCCGCGTGAAATTGTATCTGCTGGATTGCGACGTTGACGGGAACCGCCCCGAGGATCGCGAGCTGACCAGCCGCCTGTACGGCGGCGATCATCGTACGCGCATTCGCCAAGAGCTGGTGCTGGGCGTGGGGGGCGTACGTGCCTTGCACGCGCTGGGCATAACCCCGGGCGTCTATCATCTCAACGAAGGTCACAGTTCGTTTGCGTCGTTGGAAGTCATTCGCGCGATGATGGAAAACGACGGGCTCAGCTTCGATGAGGCGCTGCGCGACGTGGCCCAGCACACGGTGTTTACGACACATACCCCGGTGCCGGCCGGACACGATCGTTTCGACGGCGGCCTGATTGAAGAGCATCTCGGTCCCTTGCGCGATCGATTGGGCATCTCTTTCCAACAATTGATGGGCCTCGGGCGCGTCGAGCCGCAAAACGAGGGCGAAACCTTCTGCATGACGGTGCTGGCGCTCAAGCTCTCGCGGCGTGCCAACGCAGTCAGTGCGCTGCACGGCCACGTCTCGCGCCGCATGTGGGCCCACCTCTGGCCGTGGCGCGTCGAGGAAGAGATTCCGATCGGCCACATCACCAACGGTGTTCACGTGCGCAGCTGGCTGGCCTGGCAGATGCAACAGCTGTATGACCGCAAGTTCGCCGTCAATTGGTTCCTGCGAATGGGCGAACCCGAGGTCTGGCAGGACATTCACAAGGTCGATCCGGGCGAGCTGTGGGAAATTCACCACACGCTGAAGAATCTGCTGTTGTCGTTCGTGCGTCGCCGCGTCAGCCGGCAGCGCCGCCGGCGCGGTGAGACCGACGAATCGATCGAGGCAGCACGTAACATGCTCGATCCGAACATACTCACGATCGGTTTCGCACGGCGGTTCGCCACCTACAAGCGGGCCGATTTGATTTTGACCGATTTCGACCGCTTCTGTGATCTGATTTCGGATCCAGAGCGGCCCATTCAGATCGTCTTCGCGGGCAAGGCGCATCCGGCCGACGAGCCCGGCAAGCAGTTGATCAAAAAGATCTCGAACCTGCGTCATGACGAGCGCTTCGCGTCGCGCGTGGCGTTCATCGAAGATTACGATATCAACGTCTGCCGGCACCTGGTGCAGGGCGTGGACGTGTGGCTGAACAACCCACGCCGGCCGCTCGAGGCGTCCGGAACCAGCGGGCAGAAGGCCGTGCTCAACGGCGGCTTGAACCTGTCGGTGCTGGATGGCTGGTGGGCCGAAGCGTACGACGGCTCGAACGGTTTTGCCATCGGCAAGGGGACGAGCCACGCGTCGGACGAAATCAACGATCGCCGCGATGCCGATGATCTGTACCGCGTGCTGGAAGAAGAAGTGATACCGCTGTATTACGACCGCGACGTTGACGGTCTACCCCGCCTGTGGGTGCGGCGGATGATGAACTCCATTGGCTCGCTTGCCTGGCGATTCAGCGCGCACCGCATGGTAATGGACTACGTCCGCCGCTCGTATCTGCCCGCCGCCGGCGGCGTAAGCTGCGAGATGAGTGTCCGTTAACCGCGATTTTTTCTAGCCGCGTCCGATTTTTAACGGACGCGGCTTCGTTTTCTGTTGGGAGGCAATGCTGATGTCGATTTCGGAATTCATGGATCATAACTTTCGGCACTTCAACGCGCGGGAAACCGTCGATGCGTCACGTGCCTGGAAGAAGCATCTCGAAGCGGGCGGCAAGATGCTGCTGGCCATGGCCGGCGCCATGAGTACGGCCGAACTGGGCGTCTCGCTAGCCAAGATGATTCGCGCCGGTAAGATCCACGCCATTTCCTGCACGGCCGCCAACTTCGAGGAAGACATCTTCAACGTCGTCGCCCACAGCGACTATCGCATGGTGCCGCACTACCGTGACCTGTCGCCGGACGACGAAGTGCAGTTGCGCGACGAGGGCTTTAACCGCGTCACCGACACCTGCATTCCGGAAACCGTGATTCGCCATATCGAGGGAAAGCTGCTCGAATATTGGTGCGAGGCCGGCGAGAAAAACGAATCGTACTTTCCGCACGAGTACTTCTTTCGCCTGATCCGCGACGGCGTGCTGGAAAAAGTGCGGCAAGTTCCCAAAGAGCACTCCTGGGTATGGGCTGCCTACGACATGAAGATCCCGGTCTACACGCCGGGCTACGAGGACTCGACGCTGGGGAATATCTTCGCGGCCCGCGTCCTCGAGGGGAAAGTCAAAAGTCACAACGTCATCAAAAGCGGCACGGCCCAGATGGAGCACCTGGTGCGGTGGTATCTGGAGACGGTGAAGACTTCGGAAATTGGCTTCTTCCAGATTGGCGGCGGCATTGCCGGCGACTTTGCGATCTGCGCGGTGCCGCTGATCATCCAGGACCTGGAAAAAGACGTCAGCCTGTGGAGCTACTTCTGCCAGATTTCCGACTCGACGACCTCGTTTGGCTCGTACTCAGGCGCCGTGCCGAACGAAAAGATCACCTGGTGGAAGCTGGACCGCGATGCACCGAAGTTCATGATCAACTCCGACGCCTCGATCGTGGCCCCACTGATGTTCTCGTACGTCCTGGGAGAATAATCGGGCAGTGGCGGCCTTTCGCCGGCCAATCTGGGCATCTCAGGCTGGAATTCGGTCTTTCGGGTGTGGTACGATGAGGCCCGGTCGGGATCGTGCGCACGGGGCATTAACGTGCCGATGGTCCTGCCGCCCCGCCTTATAACCGCTTTACCAGGACCAGCCATGTTTCGTGTCCTTGGATCACCACGCAAGCTCTGTGATGGCGTCTCGCGACGCGATCTGCTGCGTGTCGGTGGTCTGGGGCTGGCAGGCTTGGCGCTGCCGGACCTGTTGCGATTGCAGAACGCGTCGGCTTCCGGCGACAAAGCGCAGCCCACCGCATTCGGCAATGCCAAGAGCGTCATCCTGCTGCACTTGTACGGCGCACCCAGCCAGATCGAGTTCGTTGATCCGAAGCCCAAGGCGCCGGTCGAGATTCGCGGCGAGCTGGGCTCGATTGCATCGAGCCTGCCGGGCTGTGACGTTTGCGAGCTATTGCCGAACTTTGCCAGGGTGATGGATCGCACGACGGTGCTCCGCTCAGTGACGCACCCCTATCCGTTGCACGGAGTGGCCTATGCGTTGACCGGCGTTCCGGCGATCGACGCCCCGATGGAACTAAGTCCGCGCGATCCGCGCCACTGGCCGTTTTTTGGCTCGGTGGTGGATTACGTCGAATCGCGCCGCGCGCTAGCGGCTGCGGGAGATGCTCGTCCGGCGCGGCGCGTGCCGAACAATATTGCGCTGCCGTTCCGCTTTAGCAGTCATCGCGTGGGAGAAGTGCCGCGCGCCGGTCCGTATGCCGCGTTCTTGGGAGGCGAATACGATCCAATCTGGACGGATTTCGTCGGCCAGGGGACCAAGGCCTTAACCAAAACGCTGCAGCAGCAGAAGTTCGAGGACAATGATCCTTACATCGAGCTCACGGCGGATAGCCACTTCGTAGTGCCGTCGGCCACGGCCTTGGCCGCTGAGATCACGTTGGATCGGCTCGATCGGCGGCGGACATTGCTCACGCAGTTGGATCAAGCGCGGGCGGATCTGGCCACCAGTGGCGGCGGCCGGCAATTCGATCGTTACCGCCAGATGACCTACTCGCTGTTAGAGTCGGACGATTTGCGGGGCGCGCTCGATGTTCGCACCGAGCCCGAAGCCACCCGCGATATGTACGGCCGCACGCTGTTTGGCCAGGCATGCCTGGGCGCCCGGCGATTGGTCGAGGCGGGCAGCCGCATGGTGACGGTATTTTGGGACGAATATGGGCTGGCCGGCAGCGGCTGGGACACGCATTGGAACCATTATCCGCGGATGCGGCAGGAGCTTTGCCCGGGCCTGGATCGAGCCTGGTATGGCCTGATTAGCGACTTGGACAGGAGGGGTCTGCTCGATGAAACGCTGGTGGTTTGTACCAGCGAGCATGGTCGCACGCCCCACATTGCCAATGTCGAAGGAGGTGGCCGTGACCATTGGTCGCGCGTTTATTCGGCCTTGATGGCCGGCGGCGGCGTGGCGCGCGGGCGCGTCGTGGGTGCCTCGGACAAGCATGGCGGCGATGTGGCCGATCATCCGATCAGCCCCAAGGACATGCTGGCCACGATGTATCATCTGTTGGGTATCGATCACTCGATGATCGTTCACGATACCCAAGGTCGACCGCTTCCGCTGGTCGATGGCGAAGTAATCACGGCCGCATTGGCCTGAATCAGCGCTTCGGCAAAAAAAGTTTTTCTTCTTCGCGGCGAAGTTCTGCGACTGTCTTCTCGATCATGATGCGCGCTGGCGCGAGCGCGATTACCGCGAACTTTTTTTCCGGCGCGACTGCGCACTTGCGCTGCGCATGAAGTGAGCGTAAGTGAAAAACAGCTAATTTGCCGGGGTTTTTCGCAGTCACGACGGTGCGCATCTCAATCGCGCGCGTGCGCCATCGACAAGAACATTGCCAGCGCGCTGGTGCGCGCGCGATACGATTCACACGTCGCGCAACGCGCGAAGGACGCAGCGAATGAAGGCGCGCGACAGTGCGATTAGCGCGGTTTTGGCAAAAATGGTGTTGCACTATTCCACGTCAACCCGTAAAAATGCGTGCATGTGGCAGCAGTGCCTGCTGCCAGTCAATGTAAGCAGGCATCTGCCACGCAGAGTTTTTGATTCGAGGTGAGCTGCGGTCGGAAGAGGATCACTAGGAAGATCCAGGGCACGGCTCACCAGCACCCTATGTTAGGAGGACGTAAAAGTGGCTAAGAAGAAAGCTGCCAAGAAGGGCACGAAGAAGAAGGCCGCCAAGAAGAAGACCGCCAAGAAGAAGTAGGTGGTCCGCGGCCGTGATCGAATAGGTCGTGGCTGCGTCCAAAGCGTAAAGCAACAACGGTGACGAGCCGCCCGCCCCTAAAAGGTGGGCGGCTCTATTTATTGATAGGCGCCGCTTGTTACGCCGTGCATGCCCGCCGGGACCGGATTCTGGCCAGACAGGACCAAGCCGTACGTCCTTGTCGGTAAGGACTTTGCGAGATGCGGAAGCGTCGCTCGATGTGCTACAGGGGCCATCGCCGGGATTTCAGTATTTTCCCGTCTCGGCCGCTCGCAGGCTGGCCCGCATCATGATCTTGCCGGCCTCGAGAAAAGCTACGAAGCGCTCGTCCTTCGTCAGGCCGTGATGGTAGCGATAGTAAATCTGCTGCGCGATCACGGCCGTCTTGAAGAGCGCGTACACGTAATAGAAAACCATGCCTGACATGTCGCGCCCCGTTTTCTCGGCATAGCGGGCCACGAGTTCTTGCCGTGTCAAAGTGCCGGGCACTGTGGTGGGGGCCCAGCGGATGAGCTGCATCTCGGGGGGATCGTCGGCATTGATCCAATAGCAGATCGCCGTGCCCAGGTCCGACAACGGATCGCCGAGCGTACACATCTCCCAATCGAGCACGCCGATAATGCGCGTAATGTCGTCGGCCGAAACGATCGTGTTGTCGTACTTGTAGTCGTTGTGAATCAAGGACGCCGAGGTTTCAGCCGGGATATGTTCGGTCATCCAGCGGCTAATCGGCTCGACTTCGGCGATATCGTGCGTTTGCGAGCCGTAATAACGCTTGATCCAGCCCTCGACCTGACGTTGCATGTAGCCGTGCGGCTTGCCAAGATCGCCCAGACCGATGCCCTCGTAATCCAGGGCGTGTAGCGCGGCCAGGGTGTCGACGAATGATTCCCCCAAGTGACGCGCGACGGCAGGGGAGAAATCGAGGCCCGGCGGAGGATCGCGACGAATGATCACGCCGCGGATGCGTTTCATCAGGTAGAACGGCGCGCCAAGAACGGCATCGTCTTCGCAATACAGTACCGGTTCTGGCGCCGGGGCGAATACCTTGTACAGTTTCGACAGGACGCGATATTCGCGCCCCATGTCATGGGCGCTCTTCACCTTGCTGCCGAACGGGGGGCGCCGCAAAACCATGTCCAGCTCGCCCAACCGCACGGAGTAGGTCAGGTTCGAATGGCCGGCGGGAAACTGCTCGATGGCCAGCGCGCCTGCCACGCCTGGCAAGTGCTCTCGCAAGTAGGCTTCCAATCGCGCGGCGTCCAATTCCTCGCCGGAACGCATGGCTCGGGTTTTGTCCAAAAACTCGCTCACCTGACGAACTCCCGTTACGCTTGTATGGTCTGGGGCAATTGACGCCGCGGCCGCCGGCCAATTTTCCGCCCGGCCACTCTCAGCGGGCGATTACGAGATCTTCAATCCATAGCGGGACAGGACCCGCTTGGCGACCACCATCTTGTGGACTTCGTCGGCGCCGTCATAGATCCTGGCGCCACGCTCGTTGCGGAGGAACGTCGATAGGGGCGTGTCGCTGGTGATGCCCAGGGCCCCGTGAACCTGGATCGCGCGATCGATGACCTTGAGCAGCACGTCGGCGGCGAAGAACTTGATGCACGAGATCTCTTCCCGTGCCTGGTTCATGCCCTGGTTGTCGATCTTCCAGGCGGCTTCGAGCACCATCAGGCGCGCGGCGTTGATCTCGGCGCGGCTGTCGGCGATCCATTGCTGGATAATCTGTTGCGATCCTAGCGGCTTGCCCGGTGCAAGCTCGCGGCTGGCAGCGCGGCGACACATCAGGTCGAACGATCGCTCGCAGATGCCGATCCAGCGCATGCAGTGATGAATGCGGCCTGGGCCCAGACGTTCTTGGGCGATGGCGAAGCCTGCCCCTTCTTCGCCCAACAAATAGGTTTGCGGCACCCGGCAATTCTCGTAGGTAACTTCGGCGTGGCTATCGTAGTCGTCGCCAGCGTGTCCCATCAGCGGGATGTTGCGGACGAACTTGAATCCCGGCGTGTTCAAGGGGACGATGATCTGGCTGGCCCGCTTGTGCGGAGGGGCCTCGGGATTGGTCACCGCCATGACGATGGCGAACGATGCCCCGTCGTACGAAGACGTAAACCACTTGCGGCCGTTGATGACGTAATCGCTGCCTTGCTTGACCGCGGTGGTGTCCATCCACACGGGATTCGAACCGGGACGATCAGGCTCGGTCATGGAAAAGCAACTGCGGATTTCTCCTTCGACCAGCGGACGGAACCAGGTCTTCTTCTGCATCTCGCTGCCGAACTGCATGAGGATTTCCATATTCCCCGCGTCGGGCGCCTGGCAATTGAAACAGTAATGCCCGAGCGTGCTTCCGCCCAGCACTTCGCTGACCTGCCCATGCTCGAGCAGCGACAGCCCCATGCCCCCTTCCTCGCGCGGAATTTGCGGACACCAGAGGCCCAGTTGGCGGACTTTGGCCCGCTTCTCGCGCAGCTTGGGGACCAGAGCCTTGAAGCCGTGTTCGCGCGCCTCGGGCTCGAGCGGGTAAAGCTCTTCCTCTACGAACGCGCGCATGCGCGCGAGGATGTCCTGCATCTTGGGCGAAGTCGAGAAGTCCATACGCGTCCCCCGTGGATCAGAATTGGGCTCAGTGGTGGTTTTTCGTTCGGTGCCGCGCCCTCGCGGGGGCGGGTTTCTACAATCGTCGCATTTCCCACGACGCTGTAAAGCAGTTTCATGGCCTTTAGCGGTAGGTGAGATGCTCTGCATCGTCCAAATGCGGAAACGCGTTGTAGCTGCTAAGCGTAAAGCGCTCGCCGGAGTAGAGAAACTCGCTGAATGCCGCGTTGCGCACCATCCAGGCTAGCTGCAGGGTAGTGCGGTGCGAAGTGTCCAAGGCTCGCTGCATGCACACGCCCACCGGTCCGCCGGAGGTGAACAAGGCAACCTGCCGGCGCGTGCCCGGCAGCGCCACGATATGGTCGAGCGCCTGCTGTACGCGCTGGCAGAACGTGGTCCAGGATTCCACCTCGGGCAAATCCAGCTCACCGTGAGCCCAGCGATCGATGACGACTTCGTATAGCTTTTGAAAGGTGCGTATTTTTTCCGCCCGGTCGCCGGCACGCTGCACGGCTGCGTGCAGTTGTGCGATGTGCTCGTGCTGGGCGACGAGACCGGGCAGGGCCTGCTTGAGCACGGCTTCGGCCTGATATTCGTCGAGCCCTGGCAGCAGCACCGCCGCAGGCCATGGCAGACCGGCCTCTTGATAGGCCTGGCCGACCAGACGGGCCGTGTCGGCGTGTCGTCGGCAGGGGCCGACAAAGACCGCGTCGAAAACGACATTGCGGCGCGTCCAGTATTGACCCAGCAGGCGTGACTGCGTTTCGCCAATCAGGGAAAGCCGATCGTAGTCTTCGGCAAAGAACGATGCCTGCCCATGCCGCACGACATACAGGTTGCTCATGCGTCACCGCATGTCCGCAGCGCCGACAGCCGCACGAGCAAATCACCAAACCCGCGCAGGGACAATGCCGTGCGAAATAACGTCGCGCCAGGCAACGTCGATCGTCGCACTGGCAGGTTATTGTGTCCTGCAGCGTGAGACATTACGTCATTCGGCATTCGTCATTCCCTAGATCGTGTGACCGCCGTCGACGACGTAAACACCGCCGGTGCAATACGAGGCCGCGTCGCCGGCCAGGAAAATGGCCAATGGTGCGATTTCCTCGGGCTGCGCCATGCGCTCGAGCGGCAACTGCTCGACGAATTTTTGCAGATTACGCGGATCCTCCCAAAGCGCCTTGCTGAACTTGGTCTGCACCAGGCCAGGGCAGATCGCGTTGACGCGAATCTTCGCCGCGCCCCACTCGGCTGCCAGAACCTTGGTCAGGCTAATCAGCGCCGACTTGCTGACGCTATAGATGCCCAACATTGGCTCAGGGCTGATGCCGCCAATGCTGCTGATGTTGATGACCGAGCCGCCGCCGCGTTCGGCCATGATCGGAAACGCGCGCTTGCCCAGTTCCAGCGGTCCCTTGACGTTTACGGCCATAATCTTGTCGAAGACGCCCTCGTCGGCCGTCACGATGGGTCCGAAGACGGGATTGGCCGCGGCGTTGTTGACGATGATATCCACGCCGCCGAATCGCGAGACCGTCTTGTCTACCAGGGCGTGCAGATCACTGATGCTGCCGGCATGTGCGGCCAGCGCGTCGGCCTCGCCGCCGGCCGCCTGAATGCCCTTGGCCACCGCGTCGACGGCCTCCTGCTTACGGCTGCTGACCATCACTTTGGCGCCGAACTCGGCCAGGCCGCGGGCGATCGACTCGCCGATGCCTTTGCTGGCGCCGGTGACGATGGCAACCTTGCCAGTGAGGTTGAAACGTGCTCGAATCGAATCCGACATGGTACATCCCCTCGTATTTCGCCCTGGGCGGTCCGCGTTGCCGTGTCCAAAGAGAGCAGACTAACATCCGCTAACCACGTGAGCAACGAGCGCCAACGAGCGACCATTTGTAGGAACTGCTTCGGTCGGGCGGCTCGTCGCGGCGCTGCGGCATTTCGCAGCGCGGCAACGTTTTAGACACACTGCACGCTCAGTAATTTGCGCGATTGGGCCCGCCAATCGCCACACACCAGAAAGGGCGGTTCGCATGCCCGCGACAAGCTCCGTCCGCAATGTGGCGATCCTAGTGTTTGACGATGTCGAGGTGCTGGATTTCTGCGGCCCCTTCGAAGTGTTCTCAGTGACGGGGCGCAATGAGGATCCCCCTCCATTTCACGTTTACACAGTCGCCGAAAAGTCCGGCACGATCACGGCCCGCAATGGCCTGCGGGTGGTGCCGCATTTTTCGTTGGCCGAGTGTCCGCCGCCTAGCCTGCTGGTGGTGCCGGGAGGCCAAGGAACGCGGCGTGAAATGCACAATGCACCGCTGTTGGCTTGGATTGCGGAACGCGCCACAGCAACCGAGCTGACGTTGTCGGTGTGTACTGGCGCGCTGATCCTGGCCAAGGCGGCGTTGCTCGAGGGACTAGAAGCCACGACCCATCACGGCGCCATCGAACTGTTGCGCGAGACCGCGCCCCGTACCAAGGTCGATCCGCGACGGCGCGTGGTCGATAACGGTCGCATCATCTTGTCGGCCGGAGTGGCTGCGGGCATCGACATGTCGCTGTACGTCGTGGCCAGGTTGTTGGGCCAGGAAAAGGCCGAAGAGACAGCCCGCTACATTGAATATCCGTGGCCTCGTCCAGGCTGGGAGACAACGGGATAGCGGGCGACGGGACAGTTCGCGACGGGACGGCGCGCCCGCGTATCATGGTCCAAGGGACCACTCTGAAAAACAGTTCTGGCCTGAAATGCAGTTAGGCACAACGGCGCCGGCCCATCGACCTGACTTGAACGCGCACCATGTGCGTTGGGCGCAAGCCTGGTTGAGCTCATCGACTCACCCTGGCTGCCCGTCACTACGGTTTGGGGGCCGCAGGTTTTGTGGCCTGAGGTTTGGCGACGGGTGGTTTGCTCGCTGCAGGTTTTGCAGCAGGGGACTTCACGGTAACCGGCGCGGCGTCGTCGGCTGCTGCGTCGGGCGCGTCCGCCGGTGCGGCTTTGCGGGGCGCTCGTGCAGCCGGTTTCTTCGAGAGTCGGTCGTACAGCTTTTGCGCTTCGGCCCGGTAGGCGAACGGCGCGTCGCTCTTCAGCGCGATGTCGAGCATCGGTTTCGCCGTTTCGCCGCGATTGCGGTCATCGGCAAAAGTGGCGAAGAAGTAGATGGCGTCGGGAGTCAGTGGTTGCCCGCTGCTGGCGATGGAATTGAACAAACGTTCTGCATCATCCATGCGTCCCAGGCGATAATAGATCCAACCCAGAATCGCCGCGGATTCGGCATCGCGTGATTGTCTGAGCGTGGCGTCGGCCAGCGTCATGGCACGCTTGCGCTCGTCTTCGCCGATTTCGACCAGTGC
This window harbors:
- a CDS encoding DJ-1/PfpI family protein; this translates as MPATSSVRNVAILVFDDVEVLDFCGPFEVFSVTGRNEDPPPFHVYTVAEKSGTITARNGLRVVPHFSLAECPPPSLLVVPGGQGTRREMHNAPLLAWIAERATATELTLSVCTGALILAKAALLEGLEATTHHGAIELLRETAPRTKVDPRRRVVDNGRIILSAGVAAGIDMSLYVVARLLGQEKAEETARYIEYPWPRPGWETTG
- a CDS encoding glucose 1-dehydrogenase, whose protein sequence is MSDSIRARFNLTGKVAIVTGASKGIGESIARGLAEFGAKVMVSSRKQEAVDAVAKGIQAAGGEADALAAHAGSISDLHALVDKTVSRFGGVDIIVNNAAANPVFGPIVTADEGVFDKIMAVNVKGPLELGKRAFPIMAERGGGSVINISSIGGISPEPMLGIYSVSKSALISLTKVLAAEWGAAKIRVNAICPGLVQTKFSKALWEDPRNLQKFVEQLPLERMAQPEEIAPLAIFLAGDAASYCTGGVYVVDGGHTI
- a CDS encoding histidine phosphatase family protein, with amino-acid sequence MSNLYVVRHGQASFFAEDYDRLSLIGETQSRLLGQYWTRRNVVFDAVFVGPCRRHADTARLVGQAYQEAGLPWPAAVLLPGLDEYQAEAVLKQALPGLVAQHEHIAQLHAAVQRAGDRAEKIRTFQKLYEVVIDRWAHGELDLPEVESWTTFCQRVQQALDHIVALPGTRRQVALFTSGGPVGVCMQRALDTSHRTTLQLAWMVRNAAFSEFLYSGERFTLSSYNAFPHLDDAEHLTYR